The Streptomyces sp. NBC_01197 genome window below encodes:
- a CDS encoding NAD(P)/FAD-dependent oxidoreductase — translation MSGPRRVVVVGASAAGLAAAEGLRRSGYDGGLVLVGEEEHLPYDRPPLSKQLLAGEWAADRVLLRSAGALADLDIELRSGTRARALDPAAREMDTGDGGTIGYDALVVATGVRPRVLPGMDGIAGVHVLRTLDDATALRESLAGRPHLVIVGGGFIGAEAAAVAREAGCEVTLVTDRAVPLADAVGHDIGSMLTDLHQEHGVRTVTSALVENIVTDGSRATGVRLSDGRTLAADSVLVGIGSRPNTEWLAGSGLRLGNGVECDATLRAAEHIWAAGDVASWPDPVTGERLRIEHRTNASEQGRAVARNILAGEAATAFTTVPFVWSDQYDLKVQIHGRTRGADLVHIVEGSLAERKFTALFARAGQVCGAVGVNMTRPLRALRPLVAARTPWAEALALQEAGAV, via the coding sequence GTGAGCGGTCCGCGCCGGGTCGTAGTCGTCGGCGCGTCCGCCGCCGGCCTCGCCGCGGCGGAGGGGCTGCGCCGGTCCGGTTACGACGGCGGGCTCGTGCTCGTGGGCGAGGAGGAGCACCTTCCGTACGACCGGCCGCCGCTCTCCAAGCAGTTGCTCGCCGGTGAGTGGGCAGCCGACCGGGTCCTGCTGCGGAGCGCCGGGGCGCTGGCCGACCTGGACATCGAGCTGCGCTCCGGCACCCGGGCGCGGGCCCTGGATCCGGCCGCCCGGGAGATGGACACCGGCGACGGCGGCACCATCGGCTATGACGCGCTCGTCGTCGCCACCGGAGTCCGGCCCCGGGTGCTGCCGGGCATGGACGGTATCGCGGGAGTCCATGTCCTGCGCACGCTGGACGACGCGACGGCCCTGCGCGAGTCGCTCGCCGGCCGGCCGCATCTGGTGATCGTCGGCGGCGGCTTCATCGGCGCCGAGGCTGCCGCCGTCGCCCGGGAGGCCGGCTGCGAGGTCACGCTGGTGACCGACCGGGCGGTGCCGCTCGCCGACGCGGTCGGCCACGACATCGGGAGCATGCTGACGGACCTGCACCAGGAACACGGCGTACGGACGGTGACCAGCGCCCTCGTCGAGAACATCGTCACCGACGGCAGCCGTGCGACGGGCGTACGTCTCTCCGACGGCCGCACCCTCGCGGCGGACTCCGTACTCGTCGGCATCGGGTCGCGGCCCAACACCGAATGGCTCGCGGGAAGCGGGCTCCGCCTCGGCAACGGCGTCGAGTGCGACGCCACTCTCCGCGCCGCCGAGCACATCTGGGCCGCCGGAGACGTGGCGTCCTGGCCCGACCCGGTGACCGGGGAGCGGCTGCGGATCGAGCACCGCACCAACGCATCGGAACAGGGCCGCGCGGTCGCCCGCAACATCCTCGCCGGAGAGGCGGCCACCGCCTTCACCACCGTGCCCTTCGTCTGGTCGGACCAGTACGACCTCAAGGTCCAGATCCACGGCAGGACCCGTGGCGCCGACCTGGTGCACATCGTCGAAGGGAGCCTCGCCGAGCGGAAGTTCACCGCTCTGTTCGCCCGCGCGGGACAGGTCTGCGGTGCGGTCGGTGTGAACATGACCCGTCCGCTGCGCGCCCTGCGGCCCCTGGTCGCGGCCCGCACGCCATGGGCGGAGGCACTCGCCCTGCAGGAAGCCGGAGCCGTCTGA
- a CDS encoding class I SAM-dependent methyltransferase produces MNNETASEQLLAMASTAGYGEAAGALAQQYESVTFAEVHREVLHLFPSCPSSVLDIGAGSGRDAAALAARGHRVVAAEPTAELRSLGRRLHDGRQIEWVDDALPELPVLTARCHRFDLVLLTAVWMHLDERQRASAMIRLAGLLTTGGRVILSLRHGPVPAGRRMFPVSAEETIDLAHTHGLDIVHHAQREDPHGRPGVAWSYLGLQLHADRDLPGPITEQ; encoded by the coding sequence ATGAACAACGAGACAGCGAGCGAGCAACTGCTGGCCATGGCCAGCACCGCCGGATACGGCGAGGCGGCCGGGGCCCTTGCCCAGCAGTACGAGAGCGTCACCTTCGCCGAGGTGCACCGCGAGGTGCTGCACCTGTTCCCCTCCTGTCCGAGCTCGGTGCTGGACATCGGGGCGGGCAGCGGGCGCGACGCGGCGGCGCTGGCCGCCAGGGGGCACCGGGTCGTCGCTGCCGAACCCACCGCCGAGCTGCGCTCGCTGGGCCGGCGCCTCCACGACGGCCGGCAGATCGAATGGGTCGACGACGCGCTGCCGGAACTGCCCGTTCTGACCGCGCGATGCCACCGCTTCGACCTGGTCCTGCTGACCGCGGTCTGGATGCACCTCGACGAACGACAACGTGCCTCGGCCATGATTCGCCTGGCCGGCCTGCTCACCACCGGCGGCCGGGTGATCCTCTCCCTTCGCCATGGCCCGGTCCCGGCGGGCCGCCGTATGTTCCCCGTTTCCGCAGAGGAGACCATCGACCTCGCCCACACGCACGGCCTGGACATCGTCCACCACGCCCAGCGCGAGGATCCGCACGGACGCCCGGGAGTGGCGTGGTCCTACCTCGGCCTCCAGCTCCATGCAGATCGCGACCTCCCCGGCCCCATCACCGAGCAGTAA
- a CDS encoding ArsR/SmtB family transcription factor, with the protein MPKSPHHPDLGDVQLARLLSALGDPARLAIVAVLADRAEHQREDFSVSLGPSTVSHHMRILREAGLTLHRFEGTRCFVSLREDTLDRFSAALTGILEALDTIDTH; encoded by the coding sequence ATGCCGAAGAGTCCGCATCACCCCGATCTCGGGGACGTTCAGCTTGCAAGGCTGCTCTCTGCCCTGGGGGATCCGGCCCGGCTCGCGATCGTCGCCGTGCTGGCGGACCGCGCCGAGCACCAGCGTGAGGACTTTTCCGTGAGCCTCGGGCCGTCCACGGTGAGCCACCACATGCGGATCCTGCGAGAAGCGGGTCTGACTCTCCACCGCTTCGAGGGCACCCGCTGCTTCGTCTCGCTGCGGGAGGACACCCTCGACCGCTTCTCCGCGGCGCTGACGGGCATCCTTGAGGCCCTCGACACCATCGACACGCATTAA
- a CDS encoding fatty acyl-CoA synthetase, with the protein MTQDHATTHATTGVRASTVDGILRRSARRVPGRTAVRYGDRAWTYAALDEAVTTAAAVLTGHGLWTGDRVASYGNNSDVYLIGFLACARAGLIHVPVNQNLTGDELAYILGQSGSALVLADPGLAGAVPDGFPVLLLRGGDGSLLTALGNPRPFTPERPPGSEDLVQLLYTSGTTALAKGAMMTHRALVHEYVSAITALGLQESDRPLHSLPLYHSAQLHVFLLPYLAVGAENTILDAPDAAEVFGLVEAGLADTLFAPPTVWIGFSHHPGFATRDLSGLRKAFYGASIMPVPVLERLRERLPGLAFHNCFGQSEIGPLAMVLGPDEHEGRMDSCGRPVLFVEAAVVDEKGDEVPDGTAGEVVYRSPQLCEGYWGKPEETAEAFRDGWFHSGDLAVRDAQGYFTVVDRVKDVINSGGVLVASRQVEDALYTHPGVAEAAVVGLPDDRWIEAVTAVVVVCDEVTEAELLDHARASLPHFKAPKRVLFVDSLPRNASGKILKRELRDRFADPRSV; encoded by the coding sequence ATGACACAGGACCACGCCACGACACACGCCACGACAGGTGTACGCGCCAGCACGGTCGACGGGATCCTGCGCCGCAGCGCGCGGCGGGTGCCAGGGCGTACCGCCGTCCGGTACGGGGACCGCGCCTGGACCTACGCGGCCCTCGACGAGGCCGTCACCACGGCGGCAGCCGTCCTGACCGGGCACGGGCTGTGGACCGGCGACCGGGTCGCCTCCTACGGCAACAACTCGGACGTCTACCTCATCGGCTTCCTCGCCTGCGCCCGTGCCGGGCTGATCCATGTACCGGTGAACCAGAACCTCACCGGTGACGAACTCGCGTACATCCTGGGCCAGTCGGGCAGCGCGCTGGTACTCGCCGACCCCGGCCTCGCCGGCGCCGTACCGGACGGGTTCCCGGTGCTCCTGCTGCGCGGGGGCGACGGATCGCTGCTCACCGCGCTCGGCAATCCGCGGCCTTTCACCCCCGAACGCCCGCCCGGCTCTGAGGACCTGGTGCAGCTGCTCTACACCTCGGGCACCACCGCACTCGCCAAGGGCGCGATGATGACGCACCGGGCACTCGTCCACGAGTACGTCAGCGCCATCACCGCCCTCGGCCTCCAGGAGTCGGACCGGCCGCTGCATTCGCTTCCGCTCTACCACTCGGCCCAGCTGCATGTCTTCCTGCTGCCGTATCTGGCGGTGGGCGCCGAGAACACCATCCTGGACGCCCCGGACGCGGCCGAGGTGTTCGGGCTGGTCGAGGCCGGCCTTGCGGACACGCTCTTCGCGCCGCCCACCGTGTGGATCGGCTTCTCCCACCACCCCGGCTTCGCCACCCGCGATCTGAGCGGTCTCCGCAAGGCGTTCTACGGCGCGTCGATCATGCCGGTGCCCGTCCTGGAGCGGCTCCGGGAGCGGCTGCCCGGTCTGGCCTTCCACAACTGTTTCGGCCAGAGCGAGATCGGCCCGCTCGCCATGGTCCTGGGGCCGGACGAGCACGAGGGGCGGATGGACTCCTGCGGCCGGCCTGTTCTCTTCGTGGAGGCCGCGGTCGTCGACGAGAAGGGCGACGAGGTACCCGACGGCACGGCGGGCGAAGTCGTCTACCGCTCACCGCAGTTGTGCGAGGGCTACTGGGGCAAGCCGGAGGAGACCGCGGAAGCCTTCCGCGACGGGTGGTTCCACTCCGGCGATCTCGCGGTGCGCGACGCGCAGGGGTACTTCACCGTGGTCGACCGGGTGAAGGACGTCATCAACTCCGGAGGCGTGCTGGTCGCCTCACGCCAGGTCGAGGACGCGCTCTACACCCACCCCGGGGTCGCCGAGGCAGCGGTCGTCGGACTGCCCGACGACCGCTGGATCGAGGCGGTCACGGCCGTGGTCGTGGTGTGCGACGAGGTCACCGAGGCCGAACTGCTCGACCACGCCCGCGCGTCCCTCCCGCACTTCAAAGCCCCGAAGCGGGTCCTGTTCGTGGACTCTCTGCCGCGCAACGCCAGCGGGAAGATCCTCAAGCGCGAGTTGCGGGACCGCTTCGCAGATCCACGATCCGTTTGA
- a CDS encoding muconolactone Delta-isomerase gives MEFLVKVDGSRAYTLPADERDDLIRRERERGRELLDEGVIQQFWRIPGRRGNVGIWSAIDADALEEALTSLPIWPYADIEVTALATHPMIRQR, from the coding sequence ATGGAGTTTCTCGTGAAGGTCGACGGTTCCCGCGCCTACACGCTTCCCGCCGACGAACGCGACGATCTCATCCGCCGGGAACGGGAGCGGGGCCGTGAACTGCTGGACGAGGGAGTGATCCAGCAGTTCTGGCGGATCCCGGGCCGGCGCGGCAACGTCGGCATATGGTCTGCCATCGACGCCGACGCGCTGGAAGAGGCGCTGACCAGCCTGCCGATCTGGCCGTACGCCGACATCGAGGTCACCGCCCTGGCCACGCACCCCATGATCCGGCAACGCTGA
- the arsB gene encoding ACR3 family arsenite efflux transporter yields the protein MSSAPEQAVAGRLSFLDRYLAVWILAAMALGLGLGRVVPGLGATLAKVTVTGVSLPIALGLLVMMYPVLAKVRYDRLDTVTRDRRLLLPSLLLNWIVGPALMFALAWLFLPGLPEYRTGLIVVGLARCIAMVIIWNDLACGDREAAAVLVALNSVFQVIAFSALGWFYLSVLPGWLGFEQAGLDVSVWEIARSVLIFLGIPLVAGYLTRRIGEKAKGRAWYEAKLIPRIGPFALYGLLFTIIVLFALQGDAITSQPLDVVRIALPLLVYFAIMWAGSMAVGRAVGLDYPRATTLAFTAAGNNFELAIAVAIATFGATSGQALAGVVGPLIEVPVLIGLVYVALYARRFFTAPAPLADEGRAPV from the coding sequence GTGAGCTCCGCACCCGAGCAGGCGGTCGCCGGCCGTCTGTCGTTCCTTGACCGCTACCTCGCCGTGTGGATTCTCGCCGCTATGGCGCTCGGCCTCGGACTCGGCCGCGTTGTGCCCGGCCTCGGGGCCACGCTCGCCAAGGTCACGGTGACCGGGGTATCGCTGCCGATCGCGCTCGGCCTGCTCGTGATGATGTACCCGGTCCTCGCCAAGGTGCGGTACGACCGGCTCGACACCGTCACCCGCGACCGCCGCCTGCTGTTGCCCTCGCTGCTGCTGAACTGGATCGTCGGACCGGCGCTCATGTTCGCGTTGGCGTGGCTGTTCCTGCCCGGCCTGCCCGAGTACCGCACGGGTCTGATCGTCGTGGGGCTGGCGCGCTGCATCGCCATGGTGATCATCTGGAACGACTTGGCCTGCGGTGACCGCGAGGCCGCCGCCGTCCTGGTGGCGCTGAACTCGGTGTTTCAGGTGATCGCGTTCTCGGCCCTCGGCTGGTTCTACCTCTCCGTGCTGCCCGGGTGGCTCGGATTTGAGCAGGCCGGCCTCGACGTGTCCGTGTGGGAGATCGCCCGAAGCGTGCTGATCTTCCTCGGTATTCCGCTCGTCGCCGGCTACCTCACGCGCCGAATCGGCGAGAAGGCCAAGGGCCGCGCCTGGTACGAGGCGAAGCTGATCCCGCGCATCGGGCCGTTCGCCCTGTACGGGCTGCTGTTCACGATCATCGTCCTGTTCGCGCTGCAAGGCGACGCAATCACCTCGCAGCCGCTCGACGTCGTCCGCATCGCGTTGCCGCTCCTCGTGTACTTCGCGATCATGTGGGCCGGATCGATGGCGGTCGGCCGTGCCGTGGGACTCGACTACCCGCGTGCCACGACGCTCGCGTTCACCGCCGCCGGCAACAACTTCGAACTGGCCATCGCGGTAGCCATCGCCACGTTCGGCGCCACGTCCGGGCAGGCACTCGCCGGTGTGGTCGGCCCGCTCATCGAGGTACCCGTACTGATCGGCCTCGTCTACGTCGCACTGTACGCCCGCCGCTTCTTCACCGCTCCCGCGCCCCTGGCCGACGAAGGCCGCGCCCCTGTCTGA
- a CDS encoding SPASM domain-containing protein, translating to MSELCGRCFHERVAVSPDGDVYGCILSRHLRTGNVRNTPLRDVLSGSRWADARSAVPKAATNACPPNDGGDCSPASTPACNPKF from the coding sequence GTGAGCGAGCTATGCGGGCGGTGCTTCCACGAGCGCGTCGCTGTCTCCCCGGACGGTGACGTGTACGGCTGCATCCTGTCCCGGCATCTGCGAACGGGGAACGTGCGCAACACCCCCCTGCGGGACGTCCTGTCCGGTTCTCGGTGGGCTGATGCCCGATCCGCTGTGCCGAAGGCGGCGACGAACGCGTGCCCGCCCAATGATGGCGGGGATTGCAGTCCGGCCAGCACCCCCGCCTGCAACCCCAAGTTCTAG
- a CDS encoding 50S ribosomal protein L11 methyltransferase — protein sequence MPVNWKPHAAALAAGAVPSGSRWRAPVALLPRHLFIPCWWAGQDSWSLRAGADDEEAWLTAAYADDSLVTRVGSTHADQAQPGDRPAGRPTSSATLPSLLVRMFQHARLSDGDTLLDVGTGSGYGTALACVRLGDHRVTSIDVDPYLTEAAGQRLTQVGLGPQLYTLDASGELPEHYDRIVATVGVRPVPTSWLTALKPGGRLVTNIAGTTLIVTADKQEDGTARGRVEWDRAGFMHARHSADYPPLLDGLVETACAERGEFVTVSRYPVVDVEQAWDLSSMLGIEVPGVVYGYEETGQQRTTWLAHPDGSWARATSTEGGDPVVHQSGPRHLWDVLDEIRSYWLQHGELPVRGAHVLITPDGRTRLARGGWRSTL from the coding sequence ATGCCGGTGAACTGGAAGCCCCACGCCGCAGCCCTCGCTGCCGGTGCGGTCCCGTCGGGGTCGCGGTGGCGCGCCCCTGTTGCGTTGCTCCCGCGCCACCTGTTCATCCCTTGCTGGTGGGCGGGCCAGGACAGTTGGTCCCTGCGCGCAGGGGCGGACGACGAGGAAGCTTGGCTGACTGCCGCGTACGCGGACGACTCGCTCGTAACCCGGGTCGGAAGCACACACGCGGACCAGGCGCAGCCCGGCGATCGGCCGGCAGGCCGGCCAACGTCGTCGGCAACGCTGCCGAGTCTGCTGGTGCGGATGTTCCAGCACGCCCGGCTCAGCGACGGAGACACCCTGCTGGATGTCGGCACCGGCTCGGGATACGGCACCGCGCTGGCCTGCGTACGCCTGGGTGACCATCGGGTCACCAGTATCGACGTGGACCCCTACCTCACCGAAGCAGCAGGCCAGCGGCTCACCCAGGTCGGACTGGGGCCCCAGCTCTACACCCTGGATGCGAGCGGCGAGCTGCCAGAGCACTACGACCGCATCGTGGCCACGGTCGGGGTCCGGCCTGTGCCCACCAGTTGGCTGACGGCACTCAAGCCGGGCGGGCGGCTGGTGACCAACATCGCGGGCACGACGCTCATTGTCACCGCGGACAAGCAGGAGGACGGCACCGCCCGGGGACGAGTCGAGTGGGACCGCGCCGGGTTCATGCACGCCCGCCACAGTGCCGACTACCCGCCACTCTTGGACGGTCTGGTCGAGACGGCTTGCGCCGAAAGGGGGGAGTTCGTCACGGTCAGCCGATATCCGGTGGTCGACGTCGAACAGGCATGGGACCTGTCGTCCATGCTCGGCATCGAGGTACCCGGCGTCGTCTACGGCTACGAGGAGACCGGGCAGCAGCGCACAACGTGGCTCGCCCACCCGGACGGCTCATGGGCCCGAGCCACCAGCACGGAGGGGGGCGATCCTGTCGTACACCAGAGCGGTCCACGCCACCTGTGGGACGTTCTGGATGAGATCCGTTCGTACTGGCTTCAGCACGGCGAGCTGCCCGTGCGCGGCGCCCATGTGCTGATCACTCCGGACGGCCGGACACGGCTTGCCCGAGGAGGCTGGCGCTCCACCCTCTGA
- a CDS encoding TetR/AcrR family transcriptional regulator, producing MVNTDDSLPDGRAGQGTHGDRRAQLVDAAVDHVAAHGIADLSLRRLGAAIGVSHRMLIHYFGSKERLFVEIVRTSERRQRDLLSRLRLESGLSPADLARRLWQQLADPRLAGQERLFFEVCGQALRGRPEAAPVLEGLVKDWLEPLVAAEVSAGADPAVARRRARMGLATVRGLLLDLLATGDRAGVDASMEEFLRLYYGAE from the coding sequence GTGGTGAATACGGACGACTCGCTTCCCGACGGCAGGGCCGGGCAAGGCACCCACGGGGACCGGCGCGCACAACTGGTGGACGCGGCCGTCGATCACGTCGCGGCACACGGCATCGCGGACCTGAGCCTGCGCCGCCTGGGCGCCGCGATCGGCGTCAGTCATCGCATGCTGATCCACTACTTCGGCTCCAAGGAACGGCTGTTCGTCGAGATCGTCCGGACGTCGGAGCGACGTCAGCGCGACCTCCTGTCCCGGCTCCGCCTGGAGTCCGGTCTCTCGCCCGCCGACCTCGCGCGCCGGCTGTGGCAGCAGCTGGCGGACCCTCGGCTGGCCGGTCAGGAGCGACTCTTCTTCGAAGTCTGCGGGCAGGCGCTGCGAGGCCGCCCCGAGGCGGCTCCGGTGCTCGAAGGGCTTGTGAAGGACTGGCTGGAGCCGCTCGTGGCCGCCGAAGTCAGTGCGGGAGCGGACCCTGCCGTGGCCCGGAGACGCGCCAGAATGGGACTCGCCACTGTCCGCGGTCTACTGCTCGACCTGCTCGCCACCGGTGACCGCGCCGGCGTCGACGCGTCGATGGAGGAGTTCCTCCGGCTGTACTACGGCGCGGAGTGA
- a CDS encoding ArsI/CadI family heavy metal resistance metalloenzyme, protein MSRAQLALRVSDLEASVSFYSKLFGTEPSKRREGYANFAITEPPLKLVLIEGEPGQETCLDHLGVEVEATEQVAAATTRLKDAGLATFEENDTSCCYALQDKVWVHGPGKEPWEVYVVKADTDQLGKSPALHGSACCSSEPAPAESSPSATGCTCGS, encoded by the coding sequence ATGTCCCGTGCACAGCTCGCCCTGCGCGTCAGCGACCTGGAAGCGTCGGTCAGCTTCTACTCGAAGCTGTTCGGCACCGAACCGTCCAAGCGACGTGAGGGATACGCCAACTTCGCCATTACGGAGCCGCCGCTCAAGCTCGTCTTGATCGAGGGAGAGCCCGGACAGGAAACCTGCCTGGACCACCTCGGCGTAGAGGTGGAAGCGACCGAGCAGGTGGCGGCCGCAACGACTCGCCTCAAGGATGCCGGCCTCGCCACGTTCGAGGAGAACGACACCTCGTGCTGCTACGCGCTACAGGACAAGGTGTGGGTGCACGGCCCGGGCAAGGAGCCGTGGGAGGTCTACGTTGTCAAGGCCGACACAGACCAGCTGGGCAAGAGTCCCGCCTTGCACGGCAGCGCGTGCTGCAGCAGCGAGCCCGCTCCTGCTGAATCCTCCCCTTCAGCGACTGGTTGCACATGCGGCAGCTGA
- a CDS encoding ArsR/SmtB family transcription factor, giving the protein MSKQELVVLGQTDDKAGACCPGLLTAPLGEGQAVELAQVFKALGDPVRLRLLSLIASRAGGEVCVCDLTPAFDLSQPTISHHLKLLRQAGLIDCERRGTWVYYWLLPDMTDRLAGVLTRPAGETLPAPAEVTA; this is encoded by the coding sequence ATGTCGAAACAAGAGCTTGTGGTGCTCGGTCAGACTGACGACAAGGCCGGCGCCTGCTGCCCCGGGCTGCTGACCGCTCCCCTCGGTGAGGGGCAGGCCGTCGAACTGGCGCAGGTCTTCAAGGCGTTGGGCGACCCGGTGCGGTTGCGCCTGCTCTCGCTGATCGCCTCGCGCGCCGGCGGAGAGGTCTGCGTTTGCGACCTGACGCCCGCCTTCGATCTCTCTCAGCCGACGATCTCGCATCACCTCAAGCTGCTTCGGCAGGCCGGCCTCATCGACTGTGAGCGGCGCGGTACGTGGGTCTACTACTGGCTGCTGCCCGACATGACCGACCGCCTCGCAGGCGTCCTGACGCGTCCCGCAGGCGAGACCCTGCCCGCGCCCGCCGAGGTGACCGCGTGA
- the paaK gene encoding phenylacetate--CoA ligase PaaK: protein MTALLDAAERLNRDELEALQTERLRATLRHAYENVPFYRESFDKAGLRPENCRTLADLARFPFTVKADLRDQYPFGMFAVPESEVRRIHASSGTTGRPTVVGYTERDLSTWADVVARSIRAAGGRPGDKVHVAYGYGLFTGGLGAHYGAERLGCTVIPASGGMTARQVQLIQDFHPDIIMVTPTYMLTLLDEFERQGIDPRSTSLRVGIFGAEPWTDEMRREIEERFAIDAVDIYGLSEVMGPGVAQECVETKDGLTIWEDHFFPEVVDPVTGEVLPDGEQGELVFTSLTKEAMPVIRYRTRDLTRLLPGTAREFRRMERISGRSDDLVIVRGVNLFPTQVEEIVLRTPGLAPHFQLRLTREGRMDALTVRAEARPDTSPEVRDAAARSVAARIKDSIGISVCMEVVDPETLERSVGKFKRIVDLRSDPVKSPRDA, encoded by the coding sequence ATGACAGCCCTGCTGGACGCGGCTGAACGGCTCAACCGCGACGAGCTCGAAGCGCTTCAGACCGAGCGGCTGCGCGCGACGCTCCGGCACGCGTACGAGAACGTGCCCTTCTACCGCGAGTCCTTCGACAAGGCGGGGCTGCGCCCCGAAAACTGCCGCACCCTCGCCGACCTGGCCCGCTTCCCGTTCACCGTCAAGGCCGATCTGCGCGACCAGTACCCGTTCGGGATGTTCGCCGTACCGGAGTCCGAGGTACGGCGCATCCACGCCTCCAGTGGCACGACGGGCCGCCCGACGGTCGTCGGCTACACCGAACGCGACCTGTCCACCTGGGCGGACGTGGTGGCCCGGTCCATCCGCGCGGCGGGCGGCAGGCCCGGCGACAAGGTCCATGTGGCGTACGGATACGGACTGTTCACCGGCGGCCTCGGGGCTCACTACGGCGCCGAACGCCTCGGCTGCACGGTAATCCCCGCGTCCGGCGGAATGACGGCCCGTCAGGTGCAGCTGATCCAGGACTTCCACCCCGACATCATCATGGTGACGCCGACCTACATGCTCACCCTGCTCGACGAGTTCGAGCGCCAGGGCATCGACCCCAGGTCCACCTCACTGCGGGTCGGCATCTTCGGCGCCGAACCATGGACCGATGAGATGCGGCGCGAGATCGAGGAGCGGTTCGCGATCGACGCCGTCGACATCTACGGGCTCTCCGAGGTCATGGGGCCCGGTGTGGCCCAGGAGTGCGTCGAGACCAAGGACGGCCTCACGATCTGGGAGGACCACTTTTTCCCAGAAGTGGTCGATCCGGTCACGGGTGAGGTCCTGCCGGACGGCGAGCAGGGGGAGTTGGTCTTCACCTCGCTCACCAAGGAGGCCATGCCGGTGATCCGCTACCGGACCAGGGACCTGACCCGGCTGCTGCCGGGCACCGCCAGAGAGTTCCGGCGGATGGAGCGGATCAGCGGGCGCAGCGACGACCTGGTCATCGTGCGCGGGGTGAACCTCTTCCCCACCCAGGTCGAGGAGATCGTGCTGCGGACACCCGGCCTCGCCCCGCACTTCCAGCTGCGGCTCACCCGGGAGGGCCGGATGGACGCGCTGACCGTACGGGCGGAGGCCAGGCCCGACACCTCGCCGGAGGTACGGGATGCGGCGGCCCGGTCGGTCGCCGCGCGCATCAAGGACTCCATCGGGATCTCGGTCTGCATGGAGGTCGTCGACCCCGAGACGCTGGAGCGGTCGGTGGGCAAGTTCAAGCGGATCGTGGACTTGCGAAGCGATCCCGTGAAGTCACCGCGCGACGCGTGA